AATACGCGCTCGGCACCTGCAATAGCTGCCTGAATCAGGTTGTACTGGTTCGCCAAATCATTGATGGGCCGCTCAATCTGGCGGGAGTAAGCAAGGAAACTTACAATCAGCCCGATGGACGTCAGATCATGATAAGCCATCCATCCACCTACCGCTGCCAGTATGGCAAAGCCGATATTGTTCATGACATTCATCGTTGGCCCGACCAGACCAGATACGCTCTGAGCTTGGGTACTGGAAGTGCGAAGCTTCTCGTTCAGATTCTGAAAATGTTTTTGTGCCTGCTCCTGACGATTATAGGCTGCAACCACCTTTTGTCCGGCAATAGTTTCTTGAGCGTAGCCATTAAGCTCACCAAGCAACTTTTGCTGGGCGGTAAAATGTTTGCGTGTTCTTGAAGCGATCAGCCGAGTGGCGATCGTAATCAGGGGAACAGTGACCAGACTGAGCAGTGTCAGTCGGACATCCAGTGCAAACATGATGGACAGAGAGCCAACCAGCAAGATGGCGCTGGACATCAGTTGAGTTACACTTTGATTCAGCGTCGTGGACACGTTATCGATATCATTGGTAGCCCGGCTCATCAGATCACCGCTCTGATTTTTGTCAAAAAAGCTGATCGGCAGCTGTTGCAGCCGTGAAAACAGAGCATGGCGCAGATCTTTTACGGTCAGTTGGGAAACACCGATCATGACATAGGATTGAGCCCACATCATGAACGAGCCGAGGACGTATACGGTCAGCAATAACATGCAGTCTTTCAGCAGACCGTCCGTAATTTTGGGAACGATATGTTCATTGACCGCACGGCCGAGCAGATAAGGTCCTGCCAGATTAAGTAACGTTCCAAGAGCCGTCAGTACCAGAGCAGTGATAACCCCTTTGCGATGACGTCCCATGTATGACCATACTCGGATGATCGCGTGCCGTGCGTTCTTGGCTCTTACTTTGGGAACCGGGCCTCGGCCGGGTGGCCCAGGTCTTCCGATCATCGGTGGGACAACGGTTTGATGGATGGAGGAAGAAGCGTTTTTAGCCAAATTGAACATCCTCCTTCCGTTGCTGCGAATAATAGATGGATTGGTAATGTGATGAATGGGCCATGAGATGTGTATGTGTACCACTTGCCACGATTTCTCCTTCATCAAGCACGTAAATACAGTCTGCATCCTTTACAGAAGAGATCCGTTGTGCAATCAAGAAGGTCGTACTATTTTTCATTAGTGAATGGAGCGCCTTCTGAATGCTTGCTTCGGTACGCAGATCGACGGCACTGGTGCTGTCGTCCAGAATTAGAACCTCCGGTTGCATGAGTAGGGCACGGGCGATAGAAATTCGCTGTTTCTGCCCACCTGAGAGATTGACCCCGCGCTGGCCCAACTCCGTGTCATATCCATCTTTCAGATTCATAATAAAATCATCAGCCGCCGCCGCTTGAGATGCGGCACGTAGTTCAGCTTCCGTTGCATCAGGTCTGCCGAAGCAGATGTTATCCCGGATGCTGCCACTGAACAGGATGGATTCCTGTAATACGATGGACACACGGCTGCGAAGATCCTGGAGATCCCAGTTACGCACGTTCACTCCATTCACGAGCACTTCACCCTGTGAGGCATCATACAAGCGGGGGATCAGCTGTACAAGTGAGGTTTTGCCTGATCCTGTAGATCCGAGCAGGGCCACTTTTTCTCCCGGCCGAGCCGTCAGTGTAATTCCGGAGAGGGTATGTTCTCCATCATAGCGGAAATATACGTCCTTGAATTCCACCTGACCTGCTCCTTTACGAGACATATCATCTCCCGATTGAATATCAGGCTGGGTGTGAAGCACCTCGTTGATGCGTGTTGCAGACACTTTGGCGCGGGAGAAGCTCATCATCATCATACCGATTGAAGTGAGCGACGAGAGTACAACCGTTACGTAGTTGATAAAAGCAATCAAGTCCCCGGCAGCAATATCGCCTCCAACCACCTGAAAGCCCCCAAACCACAGCACCGCTACAATGGTCGCATTCAGCATCAGGCTTAATACCGGTGCATTCAGCGATACGATGCGCCAAGCTTTCACTGCCGTATGGGTATAGTCTTCATTGGCTTGCTGGAAACGCTTCTTCTCCTGACGTGCGCGTGCAAAAGCTTTGACGACACGAATGCCGGCCAGATTCTCTTGAAGAACCGCGTTCACCTTGTCGAGTTTGTTCTGAACGCTGGCGAACAGCGGATAGGAAGCGGATATCAGGATATATAAGATGATAAACAGAATCGGCACGGACAAAATGAGAATGAGCGCCAATTTGACACTGATCGTAAACGCCATAATAATACTGCCGATGATCAGCATCGGCGAACGGATAAACATACGCAGAAGCATCTGTACAAAGGTCTGCATCTGGGTGATATCACTCGTCAGGCGAGTAATAAGCGAGCCTTCCTGGAAGGTATCCAGATTACGGAACGAGAACTTCTGGATATGATCAAACAATTCCTGGCGCAGATCGGTTCCGTATCCAACGGCAGCTTTGCTTGAAAACAGCGTACATCCTGCACCGCCAACCCATCCGATTAACGCAAAAAGAAGCATAAACAAACCTGTAGTCATAATGTGGGACAGGTTCCCTGCAAGAACACCATCATCCACAATGCTGGACATCAGCTTGGGTTGAAGCAGGTCCATAGCAACCTCAAGGACCATGAGTAGCGGAGCAAGAATGGCCGCTGACTTATACGGGGTAAGAAATCGTTTTAACGTCCACAATGGGAAAAATCACCTCATTCGATATGAAATAATCATGTTGCAAAAATTTATGCAGACAGATGAATCTCACTTAATATTCTCGCAGATTCTGAACCATACGCTGGGCGAGCGCTGACATCAGCTGCGATTCTTCAGGTGTAAAATCTTTCTGGGCTTGGCGATCAAGCTCTTGGAATACTTCTCTCAGTTCCTTAAGCGCAGCACGGCCTTGATCGGTCAGATAGACACGCAGACTGCGCAGATCCTTCGGGTCAGCTTCACGCCGTATAAAACCCGAGCTTTCCATACGTTTCAGCATTACCGTTACCGTTGCAGGGGCGCGGCGAAGCTGTTCGGCCAGTTGTTTCTGGGTCTGACCATCTTCCCGTTCAAGCTGGAATAGCAGCGGCGGTTGTCCAGGATACAACTCAGGGTGGTTGATAAGTTTCTCATGAACCTTGTAACGCTGTAGCTTGACGAGTTCTGATAACTGTCCCATTAACCGTTCATTTCGATCTGATTTCATAAGCGCTTCCATCCTTTTAATTAGTCGACTAACTAAATGATAAGTTTCATTTGACATATCGTCAAGTGATTTTGATTTTTTAAAATGGATACAAAAAAACCTCTGCTTTGAGTGGATGAAGAGAGCATGTTAGCTGACTCTGTTCCTATCTACAAAGAGAGGTTTTTTGGTGTTTTTTTATATGTCGTGCGTAAGGATTATTTTATTTCTTAGAGAACATTTCTTTGGCTTCATCCATGGCCATTTTATTGCCGATTGAAGAATAGTCCAACCAAGGTTGAGCACCGATTGGGTAGACATGACCTGCTTTGACAGCCTTTAGTCCTTGCCAGATCGGATTATTTTGCAGTTCTTTGAACATGTTCTGAGCTTCATCATCCGAGTTC
This window of the Paenibacillus marchantiae genome carries:
- a CDS encoding ABC transporter ATP-binding protein; the encoded protein is MFNLAKNASSSIHQTVVPPMIGRPGPPGRGPVPKVRAKNARHAIIRVWSYMGRHRKGVITALVLTALGTLLNLAGPYLLGRAVNEHIVPKITDGLLKDCMLLLTVYVLGSFMMWAQSYVMIGVSQLTVKDLRHALFSRLQQLPISFFDKNQSGDLMSRATNDIDNVSTTLNQSVTQLMSSAILLVGSLSIMFALDVRLTLLSLVTVPLITIATRLIASRTRKHFTAQQKLLGELNGYAQETIAGQKVVAAYNRQEQAQKHFQNLNEKLRTSSTQAQSVSGLVGPTMNVMNNIGFAILAAVGGWMAYHDLTSIGLIVSFLAYSRQIERPINDLANQYNLIQAAIAGAERVFHIIDTPSEYVEEQKKQLQQIQGKVVFEDVSFGYNSEREILKKVSFTAKPGEMIALVGPTGAGKTTIINLLPRFYEITGGRITIDGCDISELEKDQLRRKLGIVLQDAYLFSGTIRDNIAYGKPDATDEQIQQAAKLANAHSFIRKLSQGYDTPIIFGGSNLSQGQRQLLTIARAILADPSILILDEATSSIDTRTEMQIQEAMSTLMKDRTSFVIAHRLSTIREADQILVIDDGKIAERGSHDELMQQQGFYYQLHQGQLT
- a CDS encoding ABC transporter ATP-binding protein, which gives rise to MWTLKRFLTPYKSAAILAPLLMVLEVAMDLLQPKLMSSIVDDGVLAGNLSHIMTTGLFMLLFALIGWVGGAGCTLFSSKAAVGYGTDLRQELFDHIQKFSFRNLDTFQEGSLITRLTSDITQMQTFVQMLLRMFIRSPMLIIGSIIMAFTISVKLALILILSVPILFIILYILISASYPLFASVQNKLDKVNAVLQENLAGIRVVKAFARARQEKKRFQQANEDYTHTAVKAWRIVSLNAPVLSLMLNATIVAVLWFGGFQVVGGDIAAGDLIAFINYVTVVLSSLTSIGMMMMSFSRAKVSATRINEVLHTQPDIQSGDDMSRKGAGQVEFKDVYFRYDGEHTLSGITLTARPGEKVALLGSTGSGKTSLVQLIPRLYDASQGEVLVNGVNVRNWDLQDLRSRVSIVLQESILFSGSIRDNICFGRPDATEAELRAASQAAAADDFIMNLKDGYDTELGQRGVNLSGGQKQRISIARALLMQPEVLILDDSTSAVDLRTEASIQKALHSLMKNSTTFLIAQRISSVKDADCIYVLDEGEIVASGTHTHLMAHSSHYQSIYYSQQRKEDVQFG
- a CDS encoding MarR family winged helix-turn-helix transcriptional regulator codes for the protein MKSDRNERLMGQLSELVKLQRYKVHEKLINHPELYPGQPPLLFQLEREDGQTQKQLAEQLRRAPATVTVMLKRMESSGFIRREADPKDLRSLRVYLTDQGRAALKELREVFQELDRQAQKDFTPEESQLMSALAQRMVQNLREY